A single Brachybacterium sillae DNA region contains:
- the pseB gene encoding UDP-N-acetylglucosamine 4,6-dehydratase (inverting), which translates to MSVFSGSSILVTGGTGSFGKAFLREVLDNHDPRRVVVFSRDELKQYEVRNLFGNDPRLRWFIGDIRDERRLARALHGIDYVVHAAALKQVDTAEYNPFEFVKTNVLGSQNVIEASIDAGVKKVVALSTDKASSPINLYGATKLTADKLFITGNHYAAAYDTRFAVVRYGNVMGSRGSVIPFFRKLGAEGKPLPITDLACTRFFITLPQAVQMVIATFDFMQGGELLVPRIPSMKVTDLAQAVVPGAEMVDVGLRPGEKLHEEMISPEEGRRAVTVRDGKYFIIQPDLATWGYKTPEGAVPVEEGFYFRSDSNDQWYTREQIAAILEEGI; encoded by the coding sequence ATGTCCGTCTTCAGTGGTTCGTCCATCTTGGTGACCGGGGGGACCGGTTCCTTCGGCAAGGCCTTCCTCCGCGAAGTTCTGGACAACCATGACCCGCGGCGGGTCGTCGTGTTCTCCCGGGACGAGCTGAAGCAGTACGAGGTGCGCAACCTCTTCGGGAACGACCCACGTCTGCGTTGGTTCATCGGTGACATCCGGGATGAGCGTCGGCTGGCCCGCGCCCTGCATGGGATCGACTACGTCGTCCACGCTGCCGCGCTGAAGCAGGTCGACACCGCGGAATACAACCCGTTCGAGTTCGTCAAGACGAACGTGCTGGGCAGTCAGAACGTCATAGAGGCGTCCATTGACGCTGGCGTGAAGAAGGTTGTTGCGCTCTCCACCGACAAGGCGTCGAGCCCGATCAACCTGTATGGCGCAACGAAGCTCACCGCGGACAAGCTCTTCATCACCGGCAACCACTACGCGGCGGCGTACGACACCCGCTTCGCGGTGGTCCGCTACGGCAACGTGATGGGGTCGCGCGGATCGGTGATCCCGTTCTTCCGGAAGCTGGGCGCTGAGGGCAAGCCGCTGCCCATCACCGACCTCGCCTGCACCCGGTTCTTCATCACGCTGCCGCAGGCGGTGCAGATGGTCATCGCCACGTTCGACTTCATGCAGGGCGGTGAGCTGCTCGTCCCACGTATCCCCTCGATGAAGGTGACGGATTTGGCCCAGGCTGTGGTCCCGGGAGCCGAGATGGTTGACGTTGGCCTGCGCCCCGGGGAGAAGCTCCACGAAGAGATGATCAGCCCTGAGGAGGGTCGTCGCGCGGTGACCGTCAGGGACGGCAAGTACTTCATCATCCAGCCGGATCTCGCGACCTGGGGTTATAAGACCCCGGAGGGTGCAGTCCCGGTGGAGGAGGGGTTCTACTTCCGCTCCGACTCGAACGACCAGTGGTACACCCGAGAGCAGATCGCCGCCATCCTCGAGGAAGGTATCTGA
- the pseC gene encoding UDP-4-amino-4,6-dideoxy-N-acetyl-beta-L-altrosamine transaminase: MLPYGRQSIDDSDVEVVARTMRSEWLTTGPEVDRFESAVAQRAGVPHAISVTSGTAALHVAYAAAGISPGDEVVTTPLTFVATAAAAALLGAKIVFADVDPRTGCLDPVAAEAAVTDRTRVVAGVDYAGVPVDSAALRDLATRRELVFLEDAAHSIGSTRNGVPVGSLADLTAYSFFPTKNLTTTEGGAVVTASDELAARARAFKNHGLVRDRAQQRYPDEGPWHQEVHSFGLNYRLPDVLSALGTNQLQRLDAFVARRAEIKRVYDDALVDLDGVDLPVQPEGTAPAWHLYPLRVPAQRRRAIFEALRADGIGVQVNYMPAYWHPVFEDLGYQRGMCPVAEEYYRREISLPMFPGLTDADVERVIAAVRKAVATA; this comes from the coding sequence ATGCTTCCGTACGGGCGTCAGTCCATCGACGACAGCGACGTCGAGGTCGTCGCGCGGACGATGCGCAGCGAATGGCTGACAACGGGCCCTGAGGTCGACCGCTTCGAATCGGCCGTCGCCCAGCGGGCTGGAGTTCCTCACGCGATCTCGGTGACCTCCGGCACCGCCGCCCTGCACGTGGCCTACGCGGCAGCTGGCATCTCGCCCGGTGATGAGGTGGTGACCACACCGTTGACGTTCGTGGCAACCGCCGCCGCGGCGGCCCTGCTCGGCGCGAAGATCGTGTTCGCCGACGTCGACCCGCGCACCGGGTGTCTCGACCCCGTTGCGGCAGAGGCGGCCGTCACCGATCGAACTCGCGTGGTCGCCGGTGTGGACTATGCCGGCGTGCCCGTGGACTCTGCCGCGCTCCGCGACCTCGCCACGCGCAGGGAACTCGTCTTCCTGGAGGATGCCGCCCATTCCATTGGTTCGACGCGCAATGGCGTTCCCGTCGGCTCGCTCGCGGACCTCACGGCCTACTCGTTCTTCCCCACCAAGAATCTCACCACCACGGAAGGTGGTGCGGTGGTCACCGCGAGCGATGAGCTGGCGGCACGGGCCCGTGCGTTCAAGAACCACGGTCTGGTTCGCGACCGTGCACAGCAGCGGTACCCGGACGAGGGGCCGTGGCACCAGGAGGTGCACTCCTTCGGTCTGAACTACCGCCTGCCCGATGTCCTCAGTGCGCTGGGAACCAATCAATTGCAGCGTCTGGACGCATTCGTCGCGCGCCGTGCGGAGATCAAGCGTGTCTACGACGACGCCCTCGTCGATCTGGACGGCGTGGATCTACCGGTTCAGCCCGAGGGCACCGCGCCCGCGTGGCACCTGTACCCCCTGCGGGTGCCCGCGCAGCGGCGCCGCGCCATCTTCGAGGCGCTGCGGGCCGATGGGATCGGTGTCCAGGTGAACTACATGCCCGCCTATTGGCATCCAGTGTTCGAGGACCTCGGCTATCAGCGCGGTATGTGCCCGGTGGCTGAGGAGTACTACCGCCGGGAGATTTCGCTTCCGATGTTCCCCGGTCTGACTGACGCAGATGTGGAGCGCGTCATTGCGGCCGTTCGCAAGGCGGTCGCCACCGCCTGA